The Chamaesiphon minutus PCC 6605 DNA window TACCCGAATCAGAAGCGATCGAGTCTCAACTATACACCGACGATCGGCATGTCATCGCGATCGGGAAACTAATTCCCCAAAAAGGTTTCGATGTGCTGATTCAGGCTTTCGCGCAAATTTGCAACGAACATCCTGAATGGACTTTGACCATTTTTGGTGAAGGCGAAATGCGCGGCGAACTCGAAGATTTATGCTCGCGATTACGGTTAGAAGAACGGGTGTATTTGCCTGGAGTCGTCACCAATATCGATGCGCAGTTACGCAAAGCAGATATTTTCGCCCTCAGCTCTCGGTTTGAAGGTTTCCCCGTCACCTTGTGCGAAGCAATGGCTTGTGGAGTACCCGTAATTGCTGCCGACTGTTTGAGCGGGCCGCGCGAAATTATCCATAATGGTATCGACGGACTCTTAGTGGTACCCGATAATGTCGATGCTTTAGCAGTCGGACTAGATATCTTAATGACCGATCCAGTCAAACGTCAATATTTCTCGCACTACGCACCCAAAGTTCTCGACAGATTTGGTGTAGAGCCAGTGATGGCAATCTGGGACGGCGTTCTCAGACAAGCGATCGATCGTCGATCGAATAGAGGGTAGAAGGCTTTAGGCTTTAGGCTTTAGGCTTTAGGTGAGGAGTAATGGGTAATTGGTAAGGATTGAGAAAAAATGCTCCCCATCCACCCATTCACCCATCCACTAATTACAATACTTCTCCACGCACCGCACAAACATCTCCACCCCAGTACCTAAAGCTGTTTCGTCAAAGTCAAATCGGGGATGGTGATGGGGATATGCTAGAGATCGATCGGGATTTGCCGCACCGAGAAAGAAGTAACAACCGGGGACAGCTTGCAAGAAAAAGGACATATCTTCCCCACCCATAGTTTGACACTCAGGCACCACTCCCAGCGGCGTCTCTACCAAATCTGTCGCCACAGATCTGACAAGTTCGGCGATCTTGGGATCGTTAATTACAGGCGGATAAAGTTTGGTGTAGTCTAGCTGATAAGTCGCGCCATGGCTGGTACAAATTCCAGCGACAATCGCGTCGAGCCGCTGGTGAAAAAAGTCAGTTAATTCGGGATTAAAATACCGGACTGTCCCAGCTAAAGTAGCTGTATCGGCAATGACATTGCAGGCGGTACCAGCCCGAAATTCACCGATCGTTACCACCGCAGAATCGATCGGATTGACATTGCGCGCGACGATCGTCTGGAGCGAATTGACAATTTGACTGCCCAAGACGATCGCATCTACAGTCTGATGGGGCATCGCGCCATGTCCGCCCTTACCCTGAATCTTCAGTGTAAATCGTTCCACCGCCGCCATCAATGCCCCACTGCGCACCCCGATCGTGCCGAGCGGTAAATTATTCCACAGATGCAGCCCGATAATGGCATCGACATCGGGGTTTTGGAGCACTCCCGCATCGAGCATCGGTTTGGCACCGCCAGGGCCTTCCTCGGCGGGCTGGAAGATAATTTTGACCATCCCTGCAAAGTCATTTTGATGCTGCGATAGATAATATGCCGTCATCAAGGCGATCGCCACATGCCCATCGTGTCCGCAAGCGTGCATGATCCCATCATGTTTAGATTTATAGGGTACCTCATTGGCTTCTTGAATCGGTAAAGCATCCATATCCGCCCGAATCGCCAATGTCTTAAGCCGAAAACTCGTCTTGCGTCCCTGAATCATGGCGACGATACCCGTTTTGGCGATGCCAACTTGGTGGGGTATCTTCCATTCTGTGAGCTTTTTAGCGATCGCCTCAGCCGTAAGTCGTTCCTGAAAGCCAAGTTCTGGTTGTTGGTGGATCTGTCGTCTAAAGGCAACTAAATGAGGCTGTAATGCTTGAATCTCCGGTCGAATCTTGTCCGGATTAATTGGTTGGGTGGGTGCGTTAGTGGCAAACATTGGGTTGTAGGGATGAGTGAGCCAATCGTAGAAGCCGTGTCGAGTCCAAGAGCCTCGGATTATGTTGATTTTAACGCTACGGCTGGTTTAGTGACTAGTCGCATCGAGATCTGATTGGCACAGCTTGCACCAAATCTATCTTTGACTACAGCCTACCAAAAAATTAATTTAAAATTTACTGGTCACAGCCGACAGTTTGTTTTACCATGGTACTAATAGTTACAGTTTCTCAAAACTATCGCTCGTAGCCAACCCAGCTAGCCATAGCGTCGAGTTGGGAGTTGAACCAGCCCATTTAGTCTTAGTAACCTCAACTCATTCATCACAGCAGGTCATAAATTTAGGCAAGTGAATGACCTTGAGTACATTACAGACTAAACATCGCCATCGAGTTTGCCCGAATCACCCAAATATTTAGGATCTCATGTATTTATATAGTTGGCATCGATTTAGAATCTAGCACTTAGTTAGGCCCAGTTGAGGGCAATAGATCGATCGATGCTTACTTCCGTTTCCGCTATGAGATTATTACTAAAATACGCCTGACGATCCCTTTCGCGATCGCGAGAACGGACATTGGCAGTATGAGAGTAAGAAGATTGTAGACTGCGATATCCCCAGGCAGCAAGGTCGCGATCGCTTCAACAAACATACAACACACTTATCTTCGTCTCTCCATTCATCATGCAAAATCCAACATCCGTCAGCACAGACTCGCCTTTGGAGAATGCGGATATCCAGAGCCTGGAAAATATTATGGATTCTAACGTCCTCGGCGATGCGAATATCAACTACTCAAAAATCTTGATCACGCCCAAAGAACTTAAGGAAAAATTACCCCTATCTCCCGAATTAGAACAACGTATCCTCGACTACCGCCAACAGATTCAAAAAATCTTAGACTTCCAGGATCATCGCAAATTCATCGTTGTCGGCCCCTGCTCGATCCACGATGTCGATGCCGCCCAAGAATACGCCCACAAACTCAAAGATTTAGCCGATCGAGTCAAAGATAAATTCCTCCTCATCATGCGAGTTTATTTTGAGAAACCTCGCACCACTGTCGGCTGGAAAGGCTTGATTAACGACCCAGATATGAACGAGTCTTTCGATGTCGAAAAAGGCTTATATACTGGCAGAAATTTACTAATTAAAATCACTGAAATCGGGTTGCCAACCGCTACCGAAGCTCTCGATCCGATCGTTCCTCAATACCTCGATGAATTAATCTCCTGGGCGGCAATCGGTGCTCGCACTACCGAATCCCAAACCCACCGCGAAATGGCCAGCGGCCTATCGATGCCCGTCGGTTTCAAGAATGGTACCGACGGCAGCGTTAAGGTAGCCTTAAACGCCCTCCAATCGGCCAAACAACCCCACAATTTCCTGGGGATCGATAAGCATGGCAAAGTTAGCGTTTTTCAAACCAGAGGCAATGCTTACGGACACATTATCTTGCGCGGCGGCGAAGGTAAACCAAACTACGATCCCGTCAGCGTTCAAGCCGCAGAAACCGAACTCAAAAAAGCCAATTTACCACCCCGCATCGTTGTCGATTGCAGTCACGGCAATTCTAATAAAGATTATCGCCTCCAACCGATCGTCTTTGAAAGCACGATCCAACAAATCGTCAATGGCAATACCTCAATGGTAGGGATGATGTTGGAATCCAATCTCCACGAAGGCGGACAATCGATCCCCGAAGATCTCAGTCAGCTCAAATACGGCGTTTCGGTCACCGATAAATGTATCAATTGGGCAGACACCGAGCGGATTATTATGGCAGCATACGATCGACTATAACCCCAATTAGCACGATCTAAAAAAATCCCCTCCACGGAGCGGCGGTTTTATTAGGAGGTTCCATCCGAATAAAAAAACCGACAAGATAGGTGTACCCGTAGGGCTTGTGGGTGGGTAAGATCTCCACCACCCACAAGCCATCTATCGATCGTCGAATTTGGAATTAAAAGCGATCGGGTAAAGCAACCATAGTTTAATAAAAATTTGATACTTATTAAGTTTCATTCAAGAATAAATTGTCTAAAGGTTAATAACACATCATTTTAGCAAAGCTGTAGAGTCGTAACTTTAGTTTGAGTTGTAAAATGTGTACCCGAACTATCCACAATCTCCACCCGATCGCGATAAACTAGAATATTGCTCTCTTGTGTTCAGAATTTTATGTCGCTGCCGATCGTTGCTATTATAGGTCGTCCCAATGTGGGTAAATCCACACTCGTCAATCGTTTGGCGGGAGCGCGGGAATCGATCGTGCATGATGAGCCAGGAGTTACCCGCGATCGTACATATCGACGGGCATTTTGGCAAGATCGTGAGTTTGTGGTCGTCGATACGGGTGGACTCGTATTCGATGACGAAACCGAATTTTTACCGTTAATTCGCGAACAGGCGATGACGGCTCTATCGCAGGCAAGTGCGGCGATATTTGTGGTGGACGGACAACAGGGAATTACTGGTGGCGACCAGGAAATTGCCTCTTGGTTGCGGGTACAAAAAATCCCCGTATTTGTCGCGGTTAATAAGTGCGAATCGGAAACCGTTGGCGCGATGCAGACTGCCGATTTTTGGGAGTTGGGTATCGGCGAACCTTATGCCATTTCTAGTATTCACGGTAGTGGTACGGGAGAATTATTAGACGAATTAATTCTCCATTTACCCATCATGGAGGAAGTTGACGAGCCAGAAGTGCGGATTGCTATTATCGGCCGTCCGAATGTCGGTAAATCAAGTTTGCTCAATGCGTTCTTGGGTGAAAATCGATCGATCGTCAGTCCGATTTCTGGGACTACCCGCGATGCGATCGATACTGTAATTACTCGCAATGGTGCCAACTATCGGTTGATCGATACAGCGGGAATTCGGCGCAAAAAAAACGTCGATTATGGGCCAGAATTTTTTGGCATCAACCGCGCCTTTAAAGCAATCGATCGTTGTGATGTCGTCCTCCTGGTTTTAAATGCTGTCGATGGTGTCACCGAGCAGGATCAAAAATTAGCCGGACGGATTTCCGAAGAAGGTCGGGCGTGTGTAATTGTGGTCAATAAATGGGATGCTGTC harbors:
- a CDS encoding glycosyltransferase family 4 protein gives rise to the protein MKITLISSSLNVGGAERVMSIIANYWAARNWQVTILTFDDGSTPPFYELDKQIEHRPLGINIYRGLNFFALSQNIQQIGKLKKAIVASRPQVVISCVNLTNIMTLLACWRLKVPTIVCEHVYPAFSGLGKFAALLQKWTYKRADLITLQTHSALSFFPLERGYQTAVVPNPVALPESEAIESQLYTDDRHVIAIGKLIPQKGFDVLIQAFAQICNEHPEWTLTIFGEGEMRGELEDLCSRLRLEERVYLPGVVTNIDAQLRKADIFALSSRFEGFPVTLCEAMACGVPVIAADCLSGPREIIHNGIDGLLVVPDNVDALAVGLDILMTDPVKRQYFSHYAPKVLDRFGVEPVMAIWDGVLRQAIDRRSNRG
- a CDS encoding M20 metallopeptidase family protein; its protein translation is MFATNAPTQPINPDKIRPEIQALQPHLVAFRRQIHQQPELGFQERLTAEAIAKKLTEWKIPHQVGIAKTGIVAMIQGRKTSFRLKTLAIRADMDALPIQEANEVPYKSKHDGIMHACGHDGHVAIALMTAYYLSQHQNDFAGMVKIIFQPAEEGPGGAKPMLDAGVLQNPDVDAIIGLHLWNNLPLGTIGVRSGALMAAVERFTLKIQGKGGHGAMPHQTVDAIVLGSQIVNSLQTIVARNVNPIDSAVVTIGEFRAGTACNVIADTATLAGTVRYFNPELTDFFHQRLDAIVAGICTSHGATYQLDYTKLYPPVINDPKIAELVRSVATDLVETPLGVVPECQTMGGEDMSFFLQAVPGCYFFLGAANPDRSLAYPHHHPRFDFDETALGTGVEMFVRCVEKYCN
- a CDS encoding 3-deoxy-7-phosphoheptulonate synthase, whose product is MDSNVLGDANINYSKILITPKELKEKLPLSPELEQRILDYRQQIQKILDFQDHRKFIVVGPCSIHDVDAAQEYAHKLKDLADRVKDKFLLIMRVYFEKPRTTVGWKGLINDPDMNESFDVEKGLYTGRNLLIKITEIGLPTATEALDPIVPQYLDELISWAAIGARTTESQTHREMASGLSMPVGFKNGTDGSVKVALNALQSAKQPHNFLGIDKHGKVSVFQTRGNAYGHIILRGGEGKPNYDPVSVQAAETELKKANLPPRIVVDCSHGNSNKDYRLQPIVFESTIQQIVNGNTSMVGMMLESNLHEGGQSIPEDLSQLKYGVSVTDKCINWADTERIIMAAYDRL
- the der gene encoding ribosome biogenesis GTPase Der, with translation MSLPIVAIIGRPNVGKSTLVNRLAGARESIVHDEPGVTRDRTYRRAFWQDREFVVVDTGGLVFDDETEFLPLIREQAMTALSQASAAIFVVDGQQGITGGDQEIASWLRVQKIPVFVAVNKCESETVGAMQTADFWELGIGEPYAISSIHGSGTGELLDELILHLPIMEEVDEPEVRIAIIGRPNVGKSSLLNAFLGENRSIVSPISGTTRDAIDTVITRNGANYRLIDTAGIRRKKNVDYGPEFFGINRAFKAIDRCDVVLLVLNAVDGVTEQDQKLAGRISEEGRACVIVVNKWDAVEKDSYTIYDYQEQLNSRLNFTEWAENIFVSALTGQRVDKILEIVDRAVEQHRRRVSTAVINEVLEESTTWHNPLVTRQGKQGKIYYGTQVSSQPPTIALFVNDPSRFNDNYRRYIENQFRTQLGFAGTPLRLLWRGKKQREGEKIVNRATRVK